The genomic region TCATGGGCGCCGATAGCCTCTCGAGCTTTCACCGCTGGGAGCGCTGGGAGGATATTTTCTGCCTGCTCCCCATCGCCGTCTATGTCCGGCCCGGCTCGACCCGCTGCGCCCCGTTTTCCAAGGCGGCCCTGCGCTTTGCCCGCAGCCGGATCGATGAAGCCGACGCCCCGCGCCTTGCATCCATGCACCCGCCCGCCTGGGTGTTCCTGCATGGGCTGATGAGTTCGCTCTCATCGACCCAGCTCCGCAACGGTACCGAAAAGGCCAAGAACCCTGACTTTTGGTTACCGTCTCATTAACGACATTAATCCATGATCGCTTCTATGGGGCAGGCGCCCTTGGCAAAGCGCTTCGCGAGCCTCATATTGATGGCGTGCAACGCGGCAGGCGATGCACGCGTTTTATCCAAGGTCACGAGAAGGAAACTGATTAGGCTTTTGATGACCCAGCACATGCCCTATAGGGCGGAGGACCGCGCTTGATGGCTCCCACGCCCCACAAGTCGGTATCGAACGATACCGCGCCCATGGCCGCTCCCCAGGTCCAGCTTCTCGAACTGGTTCTCGCGTCGCTCGAAGACGCCAAGGCCGAAAATACGATCGCCATCGACATCACCGGAAAATCGTCGCTCTCGGACCACATGGTGGTGACCTCCGGGCGCTCGAACCGTCATGTCGCAGCCGTCGCCGACCAATTGGTCAAGGCGCTCAAGGAAAACGGCTACGACAAGCCCCGGATCGAAGGCCTGCCGGCCGCCGACTGGGTTCTGGTCGATGCTTCCGATGTGATCGTGCACATCTTCCGGCCCGAGGTTCGCGAGTTCTACAACATCGAAAAGATGTGGGCCGCGGATTTCGGAACCGAC from Pelagibacterium sp. 26DY04 harbors:
- a CDS encoding nicotinate-nucleotide adenylyltransferase codes for the protein MRIGLFGGSFNPPHEGHRLVSRESLKRLNLDAIWWLVTPGNPLKTHEDLAPLAERVAAARALVDHPAVRVTGFEAARGFTYTYQTLEFLTRTLADRRFVWIMGADSLSSFHRWERWEDIFCLLPIAVYVRPGSTRCAPFSKAALRFARSRIDEADAPRLASMHPPAWVFLHGLMSSLSSTQLRNGTEKAKNPDFWLPSH
- the rsfS gene encoding ribosome silencing factor, translating into MAAPQVQLLELVLASLEDAKAENTIAIDITGKSSLSDHMVVTSGRSNRHVAAVADQLVKALKENGYDKPRIEGLPAADWVLVDASDVIVHIFRPEVREFYNIEKMWAADFGTDTH